The segment GTAATGCTCCAAAAGGTTATATGCAGGGAATAAGATATACAAATATTGAGAAGCTTAAAAAGGCAAAAACTCTAACTGATTTATAGGGTTTTTAACTTAAGCTATTGGTGCTCCAATTGTGAAATATATTGTTTTACTTTAGACATATCTAAGCCATTAGACTCAGAAAATTTTATCAAATCATCTTCTATTTCGCGCTGGAGCTTATGTGCATCATTGGCTATATTTGCCAGTCGTTTCAACAACAAATCTTTTCCTGTTGGCGCATAAAAATCATCAATACTTTTGTGAACTAACCAATTCCTATCATCAAGAAAAGCCTTTAAGGCGTCTTGCAATTCACCTTGATATATATTGTGTTTCTTAGCTTCGGTAATAGCTTTACCAAGTGTTAACGAACGGCGCTTTTTTAATAGCTCATCAGCTTCATTTTTAGATACATTTTTAGGATGTCCAACATCAGCTTTCAAAGTAATAGACATGCTCAAGCACTCCTCCATTACTTGAATGTTTAATAGAGCCTGTCCCATCATAGTAAAGAGAATAAACTCTCCCTGTGATGCTGGTTTACCCCTAAATGTAGAATTTACTTTTTTAACCATTAGGCGCTTTCTGCTGGATATTTTCCAAACCATACAAGAAGTGAAAATAATTTAACACTCAAAATTCCATTCACCCACAAACAGGCACCAGGCAGGCACCGAGGAAAAGGCATAAAAAAAGCGCCTTGATGGCGCGCGGGAATTAAATATATAAATCAATGGATTAGTCTGGTTGCGGGGGCTGGATTCGAACCAACGACCTTCAGGTTATGAGCCTGACGAGCTACCGGGCTGCTCTACCCCGCGATAAGGATTGCATATGGCTAATCAGAAAGCGAACTCTAAGAAAAGTTGATGATGTTTAATACTAATTTCAAACTTAATCAAGTATTAAAATTTCTAAACCTACAAAATTACTTGCCTTAAAAATATTTGAATATTTAGATTAGAATTATGAATTAAAAATTCAATAAAAATGAATATAAACAAACAAATTGGCGTTGCGTTAATAATTCTTTCAATGGCAATGGCTGGTTATAACAGCTTGAAAGTTGCCCCAAAGCTTATTAGCTTTTATTTCGGCGAAGAAACAAGAGGCAAAATAATTTGTAAAAAATCTTCTAGAAAAATAAATCTTGAAGACATAGAAAGCTACTCTGTTGAGTATCAATTTTTTACCCCCATAAAACAGGAATTTGGCTCATCTGATGTATGGGAAAGTTACTACAACTCAAATAGAATAGGTGATGAAGTAACCATTAAATATTATAAAGATTTGCCGTTTTTTAATGTTATATTGGAAGAGTTTGAAAACCCATATAAAAAATACTTTTCAATCGGTTTAATTATAGCGAATATAGCATTGATTATATTTAGCTTTTACTATTACACCAAGTATTCAAACTTAGAAAAAAAGAAAAAAATAATCAGAAAAAATGGCTCAATTACAATCGGTAAAATAGACGAAATTGAAGAATATACAGAAATTAATAATAAAAAATTTTTCAAAATTCATTACTCTTTTGATGATATTCTTGGCACTCACTTCATAGGTGAGGAAACTCAAAATGAGATTGAAGCCAACAAGCTTAAAGCTGGTGATGAGGTTAAAGTTTATTACGATAGCAACAACCCGCAAATTTCAACTTACGAAAGGATAGTTTCTAAATTCAATTAGCGTTAGAAATGTTGTATTTTTATTTTTAGTCTAAAAAGTTTGGCAAAAACCAATCTTATCATCAAAAAATATTACTAAAATAATTTAGCTAGTTTAGTGTAACTATCTCAAAAACCTAAAAGACAAACCAAACAAAAAAGAGGTATTAAATGTCTGAGAATCTTATAAAATCAGTAAAATGTGGTGATTATAATCTTAAAGATGGTGATGTGGTTATTGCAGCAATTACCTCCTGCACAAACACTTCCAACCCTTATGTAATGGTCGCAGCAGGCTTGGTTGCCAAAAAGGCAAACGAATTAGGATTACAAGCAAAGCCTTGGGTTAAAACCTCTCTTGCACCTGGTTCTCAGGTGGTTTCAGAATATTTAGATAAATCTGGTTTGCAAAAAGAGCTTGATAAAATCGGCTTCAATGTAGTTGGCTATGGTTGCACAACTTGCATCGGAAATTCAGGCCCTTTACTGCCAGAAATTGAGCAAACTATTAAAGATAATAACCTGCTGGTTGCTTCAGTTCTTTCTGGAAATAGAAATTTTGAAGGCAGGGTTCATCAGCTAGTTAAGGCGAATTATCTAATGTCTCCGCCGCTAGTGGTAGCTTTTTCAATCGCTGGAAGTGTTAATATAAACCTTTCAAAAGATGTAATTTCTGAAGTCAATGGTAAGAAAATTTACCTCAAAGATATTTGGCCAAGTGAGGCGGAAATCAACGAAGTGGTAGAAAGTGTAATCACCGCCAAAATGTTCAAAGAAAAATATTCTTCAGTTTTTCTTGGCACAAAAGAATGGCAAGATATTAAAATTGAAGGCGGACAAACTTACGCTTGGGATAATTCTACCTATATTAATAATCCACCTTATTTTGAGGGAATGTCTAAGAGCTTTTCAGATAAAGCAAGCAATATTAGCAATGCAAAAATTTTGGCTTTATTTGGGGATTCTATTACCACTGATCACATTTCTCCAGCGGGAAATATTGCATCAACTTCGCCAGCAGCAAAGTTTTTAGAAACGCAAGGCGTAACTAAAAAAGATTTCAACTCTTATGGCGCAAGAAGGGGGAATCACGAAATTATGATGCGTGGAACTTTTGCAAATATCCGTATAAAAAATGAGATGATAGGAGGCGCTGAGGGCGGTAATACCATTTATAATGGCGAAAATATTAGCATTTATGATGCTGCGATGAATTATAAAAAATCAAATACGCCACTTGTGATTTTTGCTGGTAAAGATTATGGAATGGGCTCTTCAAGAGATTGGGCGGCGAAAGGAACATATCTACTAGGCGTAAAAGCTGTAATTGCTGAAAGTTTTGAGAGAATCCATCGCTCCAATCTAGTTGGAATGGGCGTTTTACCTCTAGAATTTACTAATAGTGAAACTAGAAAATCTCTTGGCTTAACTGGTTTTGAACAAATTAATATTTCTGGCTTAGAAAATGGCATCACGCCAAAAATGAAGCTCCGCCTTGACATAACAAGGCAAGATGGCACTAAAAAATCCACAGAAGTTCTTTGTAGAATTGATACTCTTAACGAAGTTGACTATTACCTCAACGGCGGAATCCTGCATAAAGTAGTTAGAGATTTAGCTGCCTAAAAAATATTTTTATGTTACTAGTAAAGTTAAGAACTATAGTTATTTTAGCCTTTGTTTCATCAATGTTATCAAGTTGCTTTGGACTTGCACTTTTTGGAGCAGGTGCAGGTGCAGGCTACATAATTTCAAATGAAAGAAACAAAGGTTCTAAAAAAACTAATTAAACATTCTAGATTAATTAAGCCGCTATAGAATCTTCATTCTCCGATTCATCATCATTATCAGCTTCTAATGATTCAAGTTCAGCAGCTCTTTTTGCAGCTTCCTGTGCCTTTTTGATGAAGTAAGGGTTTTTCTCATTCATAGTTTTAACTAGATAAACAGATGCCTCATCAAGATCAATTTTTCTAACCGCAGAAACCTCACGAGATAGCCTTTCAAGCGCATTTTCATAGATAATTCTTTCGCTGTATGAACGCTCTGGATCATCAACATTTTTGTGTAAATCTCTAACAACTTCCGCAACTGAAATTATGTTGCCAGAATTTATTTTTGTTTCATATTCTTTTGCTCTTCTACTCCACATACCTCTGCTAGATTTTGGCCTTTCAAGAAGAGTTTTACTAACTTTTTGCATTTCATTAGTGCCAGATAAAGCTCTTAAACCTGATTTCTCTGCTCTCGCAACTGGAATTCTTAGAATCATTTTCTCTTTTTCAAATTCAATCACATAGGTTTTTATTTCATATTCACCAACCTTCTGGGTTTCAACGCCTCTAATTTCACCTACACCATGAGAAGGATAAACAACTTTAGCACCTTGTTTGAACTTTAATATTGTTGACATATATATTCTAAATGATTTTAGTTGATAAAAAAATTTGAGAGAGCTAAAAATCAATTTTTAAGAACCAAATTTTAGCACAAACATTTCTTAACCGCTACAAGGCAGTTCTAACTTGCTTGTGAAGCATATATACCACAAAATTAGCCTAAAATAAACTTAAAATTTTACTGATGCTGAAGAAAAATAAAAACACTCTTATAAATCAATTGCTTATACTGATATTATTTTTATTCCTTCTTTTTCCGATTAACTCATATGCTATTAAACAAAAAAAGGCTTTTGATAGAGGTTTGATAGTTTTAGCACCCGCTTCAATGACGCACGCCCTTCACGAAATATTGCAGAAATTCAGTAGAAAAATGAATATTTCTGTTAGTGCCAGCTATGATTCAACCTCTGAATTAACTCAAATTATTGAAGATGGTGATGCCGCAAATATATTCATTTCAGAAGATAAAGTGGCTATAAAAGATTTACAGCAAAAAGGCTTACTAAATGTTTTTAGTATCAAGGAAATAGCAACAGATGAGCTTGTTTTAGTAGTTCCAAAAAATAGTTTTTTACTAAAAAAAATCTCTAAGTTTGAAAATAATTTAGATAAAATAAATTTTATTGTAAAATCTTCACTTATTGCAATTTCTGACCCTGAGCTTGACGCCATTGGAAGGCTTGCAAAACAAAGTTTTAGCAATCTAAACTTATGGCAAGAAATTGAGAAAAAACTTATAAAAACTAACAACTCTAGAGCCTCACTTTACCTAACCACAAACGCAAATACACCTTCAATTGTTTATCTTAGCGAGGCTAAAAATAATTCTGAAGTTAGAATTATATCTAAATTACCTAGCTCTAGCTATGATAAAATTTCTTACCAAATTGCAATTGTTGCTGATATTTCATCCGCTACAACCATGAATGACTCCGAAGATTTTATAGAATTTATGTCCAAACCAAATGTAAAAAAAGTCCTTATAAAAAATGGCTTTCAAACAACTAAACAAAAAAAGGATTAGGATTTTCTGTAGATAATTAAAATTTAGTTGCAGAACAAATGCAAATTGTCTAAAGAATGTCAGAATATTTTTTTGAACTATTAAAAATTTTTATGGTGCAAGACTACAAAAATAATTGCAATATGGGCTGTGGTTGTTCAGGTCAAATCGGTGATGAATATGAAGATATGGATAATGTAGAACTTAAAGACCAATCTAAGCGTGATTTTATGGTTCTAGCAGCCTCAGCAACAGCTGGAATTGGTGCTGCTTGTGCTATTACCCCTTTTATTGGCTCAATGAATCCAGCCGCTGATACCCTTGCTGTTTCAACTACTGAGGTTGATATTTCTGCAGTTAATAAGGGTGAAACAAAACGCGTAATGTGGCAAGGCAAGCCGGTTTTTATCAAACGCAGAACTGATGAGGAAGTTGAACTTGCTCGCAAAGATGATGGAAAGCCAATGCCAGACCCTCAAACTGACGCTGATAGAGTTAAAAAAGGTAAAGAAGAATGGTTAATAGTTATTGGAGTATGCACACATTTAGGTTGCATTCCTAGCAATTCAACAGGTAAAGATGCTTGGTTCTGCCCTTGTCATGGCTCACACTATGATCAATCAGGAAGAATTAGAAAAGGCCCTGCACCTAAAAACTTAGTTGTTCCGCCTTATGAATTTGTAAATGATACAACTATTAAGATAGGATAGATTTATAGGGCTTAGGGGTTGGGGCTTAGCTCTTTTTAACCCCTAAGCCCTAACCCCCAACTATTAAATATTATGTTCACAAAAACTTTAGATATAGCATTAGATTGGTTTGAAAAAAGGCTTCCAGTAAGAACTTTCTTGAAGCACCAAGGGGAATATGAAACGCCTCGAAACCTCTCTTACGCATGGAATTTCGGCTCTTTAGCTGGCGTTGCATTGATGATTCAAATTATTACAGGTATTTTTCTTGCAATGAATTATACTGCTCATGTTGATTACGCCTTTGATTCTGTTGAAAGAATTATGAGAGATGTTCCTTATGGTTGGCTAATTCGCTATGTTCATGCGGTTGGAGCATCAATGTTTTTCTTAGTAACTTATTGTCATATAATCCGAGGCTTATATTACGGCTCTTACAAAGCCCCTCGCGAAGTTTTATGGTGGTTCGGCATAATTATTTTCTTAACAATGATGGCTACAGCTTTTATGGGCTATGTTCTTCCTTGGGGGCAGATGAGCTTTTGGGGGGCAACCGTTATAACCGGCTTATTTACTGCTTTTGATTATGTTATAAATGGCTTAGGAACTGGCGTTCAAACTCTTCTCCTAGGTGGCTTTTCCGTTGATAACCCTACTCTAAACCGCTTTTATGCATTACATTTCTTACTTCCATTCGTGATTTTTGGTTTGGTTGCAATACACGTTATAGCCCTTCATACTCACGGCTCAAACAACCCAACTGGCTTGGATGTTAAGAGTAAAAGAGATGTTATTCCTTTCCACCCTTACTACACAATAAAAGATTTCTTTGGTTTTGGTGTGTTTTTTATAATCTTTTTTGGCTTTGTATTTTTTGCACCGAATTATCTTGGTCACCCTGATAATTATATCCCTGCTGATCCTCTTGTAACCC is part of the Rickettsiales bacterium genome and harbors:
- a CDS encoding CarD family transcriptional regulator, whose product is MSTILKFKQGAKVVYPSHGVGEIRGVETQKVGEYEIKTYVIEFEKEKMILRIPVARAEKSGLRALSGTNEMQKVSKTLLERPKSSRGMWSRRAKEYETKINSGNIISVAEVVRDLHKNVDDPERSYSERIIYENALERLSREVSAVRKIDLDEASVYLVKTMNEKNPYFIKKAQEAAKRAAELESLEADNDDESENEDSIAA
- the modA gene encoding molybdate ABC transporter substrate-binding protein; translated protein: MLKKNKNTLINQLLILILFLFLLFPINSYAIKQKKAFDRGLIVLAPASMTHALHEILQKFSRKMNISVSASYDSTSELTQIIEDGDAANIFISEDKVAIKDLQQKGLLNVFSIKEIATDELVLVVPKNSFLLKKISKFENNLDKINFIVKSSLIAISDPELDAIGRLAKQSFSNLNLWQEIEKKLIKTNNSRASLYLTTNANTPSIVYLSEAKNNSEVRIISKLPSSSYDKISYQIAIVADISSATTMNDSEDFIEFMSKPNVKKVLIKNGFQTTKQKKD
- the petA gene encoding ubiquinol-cytochrome c reductase iron-sulfur subunit; its protein translation is MGCGCSGQIGDEYEDMDNVELKDQSKRDFMVLAASATAGIGAACAITPFIGSMNPAADTLAVSTTEVDISAVNKGETKRVMWQGKPVFIKRRTDEEVELARKDDGKPMPDPQTDADRVKKGKEEWLIVIGVCTHLGCIPSNSTGKDAWFCPCHGSHYDQSGRIRKGPAPKNLVVPPYEFVNDTTIKIG
- a CDS encoding cytochrome b N-terminal domain-containing protein, giving the protein MFTKTLDIALDWFEKRLPVRTFLKHQGEYETPRNLSYAWNFGSLAGVALMIQIITGIFLAMNYTAHVDYAFDSVERIMRDVPYGWLIRYVHAVGASMFFLVTYCHIIRGLYYGSYKAPREVLWWFGIIIFLTMMATAFMGYVLPWGQMSFWGATVITGLFTAFDYVINGLGTGVQTLLLGGFSVDNPTLNRFYALHFLLPFVIFGLVAIHVIALHTHGSNNPTGLDVKSKRDVIPFHPYYTIKDFFGFGVFFIIFFGFVFFAPNYLGHPDNYIPADPLVTPPHIVPEWYFLPFYAILRAVPDIAIPFTGIVLMNSKLAGVLAMFGSILILFALPWLDKHPIRSGKYRPIFKIAFWVFVINGILLGYIGGSPADGSTFGISNVIVGRICTLYYFGYFVAILPILSKIEKNKALPESIYAYTKDKYGEGVK